A single Hyperolius riggenbachi isolate aHypRig1 chromosome 12, aHypRig1.pri, whole genome shotgun sequence DNA region contains:
- the LOC137541763 gene encoding regulator of G-protein signaling 9-binding protein-like: MSASEVVSPAPTHLHPTSRTLTLRGIRGHAAESSGPGTVTDCKKVHISLNKVTACYRQLVLCVGGTSDCPRLREELEESRKKAFELSTDLRNTLMVLLMEQEVSQEDRVELERIWVLFLSTLELFQQDLCKAHHLCQLFPLHGRRKRLVNTGVIGKTSEVAFRARNIKSPSTRVKENPQRTERPCSPDLAGQIEHVEKMLHDMQMKVSIPIWTVEATEEAWAEVSSTCDLDDCSDNEILAGEDISSRGCCAQRQSLTRPLCMVS, from the exons ATGtctgcctcagaggttgtctcccCGGCACCCACTCACTTGCACCCTACCAGCAGGACACTAACACTGCGAGGAATTCGGGGGCATGCGGCAGAGAGCAGTGGTCCAGGAACAGTGACCGACTGCAAGAAAGTGCATATTTCATTGAACAAAGTGACTGCCTGCTATCGGCAGCTAGTACTATGTGTTGGGGGGACGTCAGACTGCCCTCGACTGCGGGAAGAGCTGGAAGAGAGCCGGAAGAAAGCCTTTGAGCTGAGCACTG ATCTGAGGAACACGTTGATGGTTTTGTTGATGGAACAAGAAGTTAGCCAGGAAGACCGGGTGGAACTGGAACGAATATGGGTACTTTTTCTCTCCACGCTAGAGCTTTTCCAGCAGGACTTGTGTAAAGCTCATCATCTTTGCCAATTGTTTCCTCTGCATGGTCGTCGCAAGAGACTGGTCAACACTGGTGTCATTGGAAAAACATCAGAGGTGGCTTTCAGGGCTCGCAACATCAAGTCACCTAGTACCAGAGTAAAAGAAAATCCACAAAGGACAGAAAGGCCCTGTTCTCCAGACCTAGCTGGTCAGATTGAGCACGTAGAGAAGATGCTTCATGACATGCAGATGAAAGTCAGCATTCCTATATGGACAGTAGAAGCTACAGAGGAGGCTTGGGCAGAGGTCAGCTCAACCTGTGATCTGGACGATTGCTCTGATAATGAGATCCTGGCTGGAGAAGACATTTCTAGCAGGGGCTGTTGTGCTCAACGGCAATCACTGACTCGGCCTCTGTGTATGGTCTCGTAA